One stretch of Roseimicrobium sp. ORNL1 DNA includes these proteins:
- a CDS encoding Gfo/Idh/MocA family oxidoreductase produces MNPNTTDTRRGFIRKSAVAAAGSFFAPNILKSQEGGGKKVNVAGIGAMGKGESDIGISAEGANIVAICDVDRDRLKQTAAKYPNAKTFDNFPEMFETMGDKIDMVTVSTPDHAHYPAAMEAIKRGKHVCVQKPLVNRIWEANQLHEAAKKKGVKTNMGNQGHTGEQIRQLKEWMNAGIIGNVKEIHVWTNRPIWPQGNDAKNKMVPGPLPKVKIGPKDAQIEKELDLNWQAWLAQTPDIPFTNGLHPFAWRGHLEYGAGAMGDMGCHIMDGPFWACELGEPYKMEAECDELTDVSWPKSSHVVLYFKHPKFGDIKLHWYEGGRKPERPAKLESSRDWSKMNGGFYIVGEEDTILNVGDYCEHLEVAGNREKLVKFFKDTPKTLERSLAPGKPQLELVKAIEQDKIAGSNFDYSVPLTKLCLFGNLAIRNPGKVINWDTAKQATGDAEVDKLLKRAAVRQGWEYSADKI; encoded by the coding sequence ATGAATCCGAATACCACAGACACCCGCCGCGGTTTCATTCGCAAATCCGCTGTTGCCGCCGCCGGCAGCTTCTTCGCGCCCAACATTCTCAAGTCGCAGGAGGGCGGCGGCAAGAAGGTGAACGTCGCCGGCATCGGCGCCATGGGCAAAGGTGAGTCCGACATCGGCATCTCCGCCGAGGGCGCCAACATCGTGGCCATCTGCGACGTGGATCGCGACCGTCTCAAGCAGACCGCCGCCAAGTATCCCAACGCGAAGACTTTCGACAACTTCCCCGAGATGTTCGAGACCATGGGCGACAAGATCGACATGGTGACCGTGTCCACTCCGGACCATGCGCACTACCCCGCTGCCATGGAAGCCATCAAGCGTGGCAAGCACGTGTGCGTGCAGAAGCCCCTGGTGAACCGCATCTGGGAGGCCAACCAGCTTCATGAAGCCGCCAAGAAGAAGGGTGTGAAGACCAACATGGGCAACCAGGGTCACACCGGTGAGCAGATCCGTCAGCTCAAGGAGTGGATGAATGCCGGCATCATCGGCAATGTGAAGGAAATCCACGTGTGGACGAACCGCCCCATCTGGCCGCAGGGCAACGACGCCAAGAACAAGATGGTTCCCGGTCCGCTTCCCAAGGTCAAGATCGGACCCAAGGATGCCCAGATTGAGAAGGAACTGGACCTCAACTGGCAGGCCTGGCTTGCCCAGACTCCTGACATTCCCTTCACCAATGGCCTGCATCCCTTCGCCTGGCGCGGTCACCTTGAGTACGGTGCTGGCGCCATGGGCGACATGGGCTGCCACATCATGGACGGTCCCTTCTGGGCCTGTGAGCTTGGCGAGCCCTACAAGATGGAAGCGGAGTGCGATGAACTGACAGACGTGTCATGGCCGAAGTCCTCGCACGTGGTGCTGTACTTCAAGCATCCCAAGTTCGGCGACATCAAGCTGCACTGGTACGAAGGCGGCCGCAAGCCTGAGCGCCCTGCGAAGCTGGAATCCAGCCGCGACTGGAGCAAGATGAATGGCGGCTTCTACATCGTGGGTGAGGAAGACACCATCCTCAACGTGGGTGACTACTGCGAGCACCTCGAGGTGGCGGGCAATCGCGAGAAGCTGGTGAAGTTCTTCAAGGATACGCCCAAGACTCTTGAGCGCTCCCTGGCTCCTGGCAAACCCCAGCTTGAGCTGGTGAAGGCCATCGAGCAGGACAAGATCGCCGGATCGAACTTCGACTACTCGGTGCCGCTCACGAAGCTTTGCTTGTTCGGCAACCTTGCGATCCGGAACCCCGGAAAAGTGATCAACTGGGATACCGCCAAGCAGGCCACCGGCGACGCCGAAGTCGACAAGCTCCTCAAGCGCGCCGCGGTCCGTCAGGGCTGGGAATACAGCGCAGACAAGATTTAA
- a CDS encoding ThuA domain-containing protein, with protein sequence MFRKLAAPLALLAAVTVAAVLPAPAATPKKKILFFTKSSGFEHSVISWKKENPSWAEKVLQELGNKHNWEFTFSKDGSKFSKDYLSQFDAVFFYTTGNLLEAGTDGQPPMTAEGKQALFDYVRSGKGFLGTHSASDTFHTDNESKKGPDRFKNHGDKADPYVRFLGAEFIKHGAQQPATVRVTDPKFPGFEKVGPEYSFPEEWYSLKDFTPDIHVISVIDAPSMKGDEYKRPPFPITWARKEGDGRVWYTAMGHREDVWTNPIFQDILVGGIQWALGEAQADVTPNLKETAPEAHTNPPYVEPKPAAPKPAKAEAPKAAVK encoded by the coding sequence ATGTTTCGCAAACTCGCTGCCCCTCTTGCCCTGCTGGCCGCCGTGACTGTGGCTGCCGTCCTCCCTGCACCCGCCGCTACGCCGAAGAAAAAGATCCTCTTCTTTACCAAGTCGAGCGGCTTTGAGCACTCGGTCATCTCCTGGAAGAAGGAGAACCCGAGCTGGGCGGAGAAGGTGCTTCAGGAGCTCGGTAACAAGCACAACTGGGAGTTCACCTTCTCCAAGGACGGCTCCAAGTTCAGCAAAGACTACCTCTCGCAGTTCGACGCGGTCTTCTTCTATACCACCGGCAATCTCCTTGAGGCAGGCACCGACGGCCAGCCGCCGATGACGGCCGAGGGCAAGCAGGCGCTCTTTGACTATGTGCGCAGTGGCAAGGGGTTCCTGGGCACGCATTCCGCGAGCGATACCTTCCACACGGACAACGAATCCAAGAAAGGTCCTGACCGGTTCAAGAACCATGGCGACAAGGCGGATCCCTATGTGCGATTCCTTGGTGCTGAGTTCATCAAGCATGGCGCCCAGCAGCCTGCCACCGTGCGCGTGACGGACCCGAAGTTCCCCGGCTTTGAGAAGGTCGGCCCCGAGTACAGCTTCCCCGAGGAGTGGTACTCCCTGAAGGATTTCACGCCGGACATCCACGTGATCAGCGTAATCGACGCCCCCAGCATGAAGGGTGATGAGTACAAGCGCCCTCCTTTCCCCATCACTTGGGCCCGCAAGGAAGGCGACGGCCGCGTGTGGTACACCGCCATGGGCCACCGCGAGGACGTCTGGACCAATCCCATCTTCCAGGACATTCTGGTGGGCGGCATCCAGTGGGCTCTTGGCGAGGCGCAGGCAGACGTCACACCGAACCTGAAGGAAACGGCCCCCGAAGCTCATACGAATCCTCCCTATGTGGAGCCCAAGCCTGCCGCCCCGAAGCCGGCCAAGGCAGAGGCTCCCAAGGCCGCAGTGAAGTGA
- a CDS encoding autotransporter-associated beta strand repeat-containing protein: protein MVEIVGTVTVNSIMLDGNGWTIQDSNNDGALTLMGEGRITTQGGNITINENIAGGNLVKAGVANLIFGGANTYSGSTTVEAGTLQITNRAALALSSGASVSTGASIGLASVTVTGVPITINGGGSGDNFGALKASGSGTSVWTGNITIGSSGSRLGATQPKGVLEVTGVIDSGGAGHGLNIRAHNDEGTVVLSNSNNAYLGATTVIGGVLKAGVNNALPATTVVNLGNAQGQGTATFDLNGYDQRVAGVTGVVNNNVPAVVTNYSTTTAVLTVANTTTVNGTAVVEGNLSLVKEGSGTSTLTRGNTYTGTTTVNEGTLELSGLQGSIETTDYFLNGGTFSINNSAAATNKNSRINDSSTFTFRGGDFAFTGSADSGVNSTEAIGSLVLDRGFQTVRVVFGGTNISTLVASNITRNAGGGVVFLTGANLGVNSSSMASASRLFTMTTPRLVGGTVALDRGINPGAKNTWIVSYFVGSANEISGGAGSVATTPNTFVTYNAQTGFRPLNPIDEFTQNAMVSGNNIRVTQNLSVETKTAINSLVFIAPTGTTINIDNSQVLTVTSGAILFASQANTISGGTLNFDYREAIIYANGSGNSTITSTITGSGGLTVAGTGVYVAGSAGSTYTGDTTILSGTTVFSSSSSGSPGAVTKGPVGRRNLIFAGGAIRTSQAIGTRTLGNNIIFKADTTLAAGGSNSSFTGSVTLLEGDRVLTNSSASNTIFEGVIGDDGQRRGVTITGSGVGAVIFANTNTYTGATNVNGSTLLVNGVHSTGSSYHVGSGGTLGGGGDVNLAGGGSVTIGAWGTLSVGSGTGNAAALTFSTVGKGALVFTDNTSNLKLDIVSDASPGTGSNQTADGTRADRLLVSGNSSLNGAHLSISTIGTLDSATFSAGDRWKIFDWVTGAPNGTFTINPETDLPKLKAGLRWDLSDLYSGGTIQVVAVR from the coding sequence GTGGTGGAAATCGTCGGTACCGTGACGGTCAACAGCATCATGCTCGACGGCAATGGCTGGACGATTCAGGACAGCAATAACGACGGCGCGCTCACCCTCATGGGCGAGGGCAGGATCACCACCCAGGGAGGAAACATCACCATCAACGAAAACATTGCTGGTGGGAACCTTGTGAAGGCCGGCGTGGCCAATCTGATATTTGGCGGGGCGAACACCTACTCAGGATCCACCACGGTGGAGGCAGGCACGCTGCAGATCACCAATCGCGCAGCCCTTGCGCTCTCTTCCGGGGCAAGCGTCAGCACGGGTGCCTCAATAGGGCTCGCCAGTGTGACCGTGACCGGGGTGCCCATCACGATCAATGGTGGCGGCTCGGGTGACAACTTCGGCGCGCTCAAGGCCAGTGGCAGCGGTACATCCGTGTGGACGGGAAACATTACCATCGGAAGCTCGGGCTCCCGCCTGGGTGCGACCCAGCCGAAGGGGGTGCTGGAAGTCACGGGTGTCATTGACTCGGGCGGTGCGGGGCATGGTCTCAATATTCGCGCCCACAATGATGAAGGCACCGTGGTGCTGAGCAATTCCAACAACGCCTATCTCGGAGCTACCACCGTCATTGGCGGGGTGCTCAAGGCGGGGGTGAACAATGCGCTGCCTGCCACTACGGTGGTGAACCTTGGCAATGCCCAAGGACAGGGAACTGCCACCTTCGATTTGAACGGCTATGACCAGCGGGTGGCGGGCGTGACCGGCGTGGTGAACAACAATGTGCCCGCTGTGGTCACGAACTATTCTACCACCACCGCAGTGCTCACGGTGGCCAATACGACGACGGTGAACGGTACGGCGGTCGTTGAAGGAAACCTGTCCCTCGTAAAAGAGGGGAGTGGGACCTCCACACTCACCCGCGGCAATACCTATACGGGCACCACGACGGTGAACGAAGGGACATTGGAACTCAGTGGTCTCCAGGGTTCGATTGAAACAACGGACTACTTCCTCAATGGTGGGACGTTCTCCATCAACAACAGTGCTGCTGCCACCAACAAGAACTCTCGCATCAACGACAGCTCGACGTTCACCTTCCGTGGTGGAGACTTCGCATTCACTGGCAGCGCCGACAGCGGGGTGAATTCCACGGAAGCCATCGGCAGTCTTGTGCTGGATCGGGGCTTTCAGACCGTCCGGGTCGTTTTCGGTGGTACAAATATATCCACGCTCGTGGCTTCCAATATCACCCGCAATGCTGGCGGAGGCGTGGTGTTTCTGACCGGTGCGAATCTGGGCGTGAACTCCTCCAGCATGGCGAGCGCATCGAGATTATTCACGATGACCACCCCCCGGCTCGTGGGTGGTACAGTGGCCCTGGATAGAGGCATCAATCCTGGCGCGAAGAATACGTGGATTGTTTCTTACTTCGTCGGCTCTGCCAACGAAATCTCTGGCGGCGCTGGCTCCGTGGCGACTACGCCGAATACGTTTGTGACCTACAACGCGCAGACAGGATTCCGGCCCCTGAACCCAATCGATGAGTTTACGCAGAACGCGATGGTGTCGGGAAACAACATACGCGTCACCCAGAACCTGAGTGTGGAGACGAAAACGGCGATCAATTCGCTCGTCTTTATCGCACCGACTGGCACCACCATCAACATCGACAACTCGCAGGTGCTTACCGTGACCAGCGGAGCCATTCTCTTTGCGTCCCAGGCCAACACCATTTCTGGAGGCACGCTCAACTTTGATTACCGCGAAGCCATCATTTATGCGAACGGTTCTGGGAACTCCACCATCACCTCGACCATCACTGGCAGTGGAGGACTCACCGTGGCGGGAACTGGCGTCTATGTGGCAGGCTCCGCTGGAAGCACTTACACGGGAGATACCACCATTCTGAGCGGCACCACCGTATTCAGTTCGAGTTCCTCGGGCTCTCCAGGAGCTGTCACCAAGGGGCCGGTCGGCAGGAGGAATCTCATCTTCGCAGGCGGCGCCATCCGCACCAGCCAGGCCATTGGCACGCGGACGCTCGGAAACAACATCATCTTCAAGGCGGACACGACCCTTGCCGCTGGTGGCAGCAATAGTTCCTTCACGGGCAGTGTGACCTTGTTGGAAGGTGACCGAGTGCTTACCAACAGCAGTGCCAGCAACACGATCTTCGAAGGCGTCATCGGCGATGACGGGCAGCGTCGAGGAGTCACCATCACCGGCTCTGGAGTTGGCGCGGTGATATTCGCAAATACAAACACCTACACCGGCGCCACGAACGTGAACGGCAGCACCCTTTTGGTGAATGGTGTTCACTCTACCGGTAGCTCGTATCACGTGGGTTCAGGGGGCACCCTTGGTGGGGGAGGCGACGTTAACCTCGCAGGAGGCGGCAGTGTGACCATCGGGGCGTGGGGTACGCTTTCCGTCGGGAGTGGCACCGGGAACGCTGCAGCCCTCACCTTCAGCACTGTGGGCAAGGGCGCACTCGTTTTCACGGACAACACCAGCAATCTCAAGCTGGATATTGTGAGTGATGCCTCGCCGGGAACAGGCAGCAATCAGACTGCCGACGGCACCCGCGCGGACCGCCTTCTGGTTTCTGGGAACAGCAGCCTCAATGGCGCGCACCTCAGCATCAGCACGATTGGCACACTGGACTCAGCCACCTTTTCCGCGGGGGATCGCTGGAAGATTTTTGATTGGGTGACTGGGGCTCCGAACGGGACCTTCACCATCAACCCAGAGACGGATCTCCCGAAGTTGAAAGCAGGCCTGCGTTGGGATTTGAGTGACCTCTACTCTGGCGGTACCATCCAGGTGGTGGCGGTGCGGTAG
- a CDS encoding class I SAM-dependent methyltransferase, whose amino-acid sequence MIGNQNIGKFYNWTRWLYPLVEPFLGRTRKRLLAAVNEQSPGKVLEIGVGRGSHLGGYRASHVTGVDVSSGMVQMASQQARSVGSDMEMRVMDGEALEFGDATFDRVVMAYVLSVTAHPERMLAEAWRVLRPGGFAYIVNHETSAFPHGLVSRVRQWLRLRSKFRLSDIPGWPFASVVRRESLLPGGWFTLVVLQK is encoded by the coding sequence ATGATCGGTAACCAGAACATCGGAAAATTCTACAACTGGACAAGATGGCTCTACCCACTCGTAGAACCATTTCTCGGCAGGACGCGCAAGAGGCTGCTTGCCGCCGTCAACGAGCAGTCGCCAGGAAAGGTACTGGAGATCGGTGTGGGCAGGGGTTCGCATTTGGGCGGCTATCGTGCTTCACACGTGACCGGGGTGGATGTTTCATCTGGTATGGTGCAGATGGCATCGCAGCAGGCGCGCTCGGTCGGGAGTGACATGGAGATGCGGGTGATGGATGGCGAGGCGCTGGAGTTTGGTGATGCGACCTTTGACCGGGTGGTCATGGCCTATGTCCTCTCCGTCACGGCGCATCCTGAACGAATGCTGGCGGAAGCATGGCGGGTGCTGAGGCCCGGTGGATTTGCCTACATCGTGAATCATGAAACGAGCGCGTTTCCTCACGGTCTTGTGTCGAGGGTCCGGCAGTGGTTGCGTTTGCGTTCCAAGTTCCGCCTTTCGGACATTCCAGGTTGGCCTTTTGCCTCGGTAGTGAGGAGAGAGTCTCTGTTGCCAGGAGGTTGGTTTACCTTGGTAGTCCTGCAGAAATAG
- a CDS encoding autotransporter-associated beta strand repeat-containing protein, with protein sequence MSLLPVTSEAQTTQTWLNAGVSNDWSTIAPNWDAAVPWTNGNDASFAGAFETVDIAGTVTVNSILFGTTGWTIADSNADGTLSLVGQGRITTSAGTSTISENIAGGNLIKGGAGTLVLSAANTYTGTTTVEMGTLQINNGAALGGTSNVTVLAAVAPDPGGSVALNNVTVSGVSITINGAGSGDSMGALKASGAGTSVWTGNVTIGSAGTRVGASTATSVLEISGAIDSGGVAHGLSIRGNNDGGTVLLSNTNNTYLGKTTIIGGVLKVGVDDALPTGTLVELGNSQGQISNPKLDLNGFNQRVAGVTAVVNNNVDTWVTNTSGTASVLTVENAAAVEANVFITGNLSLVKEGTGTFSLTRGNTYLGSTTVNAGTLEISGLLGTASGQEFILNGGTLSINNNSAVGANNSDRISNTANFTFRGGSFVFTGTADAGVNSSENINGIILNRGYQTARVSFGGTNVSTFTASGITRSAGGGVVFLTGTNLGANSTSTSSISRFFVTNAPTLIGTTDALDTGINAAAKNTKIVAYLLGSTGANTGETGTQSTTANTFVTYNANTGFRPLNLTDEFTQNSFVTGTNTRITTNNQLNMTTSTVINSLIMEDPATAGTTILNISSGQTLSVTSGAILFTGSTSTIQGGTVAFGAQEAILHVNASSNSTITSVITGSGGLTVAGTGLLVLSGANTYTGDTTLLSGTTVFTANSAGSPGAVTSGPLGRGNLVFAGGAIRTNVAAGTRTIGNNIIFKADTTIASGGAAVGHINFSGGVTLTEGDRVLTNNALNTTTFSGAIGEDGQKRGLTVTTAATGTGAVIFTGTNTYTGETKVTGLATLMMNGTHNTGSSYSVASGATLTGGGTIGVAAGGNVTIGSGGTLSVGDGTANAADLAITTTAGGTLVFADSSSILRLDLISDSSSGAGNASDMSGDATRADRLVVSGNTNLNGVHLILGSAVDATTFSAGDRWKIFDWVTAFPTGAFTINPATDLPTLGVGLKWDYSDLYTGGTIAVTVVPEPSRAVLLMGGVMVGLLQRRRRRN encoded by the coding sequence ATGTCTCTCCTGCCAGTCACTTCTGAAGCGCAGACCACCCAGACGTGGTTGAATGCTGGCGTCTCCAATGACTGGAGCACCATTGCTCCGAATTGGGATGCAGCCGTGCCGTGGACGAACGGGAACGATGCTTCGTTCGCTGGAGCTTTTGAAACCGTGGACATCGCGGGTACGGTCACGGTCAACAGCATTTTGTTTGGCACTACTGGCTGGACGATTGCCGATAGCAACGCTGACGGTACGCTCTCCCTCGTTGGGCAGGGCAGGATTACTACGTCCGCAGGGACAAGCACGATCAGCGAAAACATCGCCGGCGGAAACCTCATCAAGGGTGGCGCTGGAACGCTTGTGCTCAGTGCGGCAAATACCTATACCGGCACCACCACGGTGGAAATGGGCACTTTGCAGATCAACAACGGTGCTGCCTTGGGGGGAACATCGAATGTGACCGTCCTTGCCGCCGTCGCTCCCGATCCCGGTGGCTCGGTGGCGCTCAACAACGTGACGGTGTCTGGGGTCTCCATCACGATCAATGGTGCCGGTTCGGGAGACAGCATGGGGGCGCTTAAGGCCAGTGGTGCCGGGACGTCGGTGTGGACTGGGAACGTCACCATCGGCAGTGCGGGCACTCGAGTGGGCGCAAGCACGGCGACCAGTGTGCTGGAAATTTCCGGAGCGATCGATTCGGGTGGGGTGGCGCATGGTCTCAGTATCCGCGGAAATAATGACGGGGGTACGGTGTTGCTGAGCAACACCAACAACACCTATCTGGGAAAGACCACCATCATTGGGGGCGTGCTCAAAGTGGGTGTGGATGATGCGTTGCCAACCGGCACATTGGTGGAGTTGGGCAATTCCCAGGGGCAGATCTCGAACCCCAAGTTGGATCTAAATGGCTTTAACCAGCGGGTGGCAGGCGTCACCGCGGTGGTGAACAACAACGTTGATACCTGGGTGACGAATACTTCAGGTACTGCCTCGGTACTCACGGTGGAAAATGCGGCTGCGGTTGAAGCCAATGTGTTCATCACCGGAAACCTTTCGCTTGTGAAGGAGGGGACGGGGACCTTCTCGCTTACCCGCGGCAACACCTATTTGGGCAGCACCACCGTAAACGCGGGCACGCTGGAGATCAGCGGTCTTTTGGGAACGGCTTCAGGACAGGAATTCATCCTTAATGGCGGCACGCTCTCCATCAACAACAACAGCGCTGTCGGCGCCAATAATAGCGATCGCATCAGTAACACCGCGAACTTCACCTTCAGGGGGGGGAGCTTTGTATTCACCGGCACTGCCGATGCCGGCGTGAACTCCAGCGAGAACATCAATGGCATCATCCTGAACCGGGGCTATCAGACCGCTCGTGTTTCTTTCGGAGGCACCAATGTCTCTACGTTCACTGCGTCCGGCATCACGCGCAGCGCCGGGGGTGGTGTGGTATTCCTGACTGGCACGAACCTGGGCGCCAACTCCACCAGCACCTCGAGCATCTCGAGGTTCTTCGTGACGAATGCACCCACGCTCATCGGCACTACTGACGCTCTCGACACGGGCATCAACGCTGCCGCGAAGAATACGAAGATTGTGGCTTACCTTCTTGGCTCTACCGGGGCGAATACCGGAGAAACCGGCACCCAGTCCACCACGGCGAACACATTCGTGACCTACAACGCGAACACTGGATTCCGTCCACTGAACCTGACCGATGAGTTTACGCAGAACTCCTTTGTGACCGGGACCAACACACGCATCACGACGAACAACCAATTGAACATGACCACCAGCACGGTGATCAATTCGCTGATCATGGAGGATCCTGCAACGGCCGGTACTACCATCCTCAACATCAGCAGTGGCCAGACACTTTCCGTGACCAGTGGAGCCATCCTCTTCACTGGCAGCACAAGCACCATTCAGGGGGGCACAGTCGCATTCGGCGCGCAGGAAGCCATCCTTCATGTGAACGCTTCCTCGAACTCCACGATCACTTCGGTGATCACCGGTAGTGGTGGACTCACTGTGGCAGGAACTGGCCTCCTGGTGCTTTCCGGTGCCAATACCTACACAGGGGACACGACGCTGCTGAGCGGCACTACTGTATTCACTGCAAATTCCGCAGGATCTCCTGGCGCTGTCACCAGTGGGCCTCTTGGCAGGGGAAACCTTGTCTTCGCAGGAGGCGCCATTCGCACCAACGTAGCGGCGGGTACTCGCACGATCGGAAACAACATCATCTTCAAGGCGGACACGACCATTGCCAGCGGTGGTGCGGCAGTTGGCCATATCAACTTCTCAGGAGGTGTGACCTTGACGGAGGGCGACCGGGTGCTGACCAACAATGCCCTCAACACCACGACCTTCTCCGGCGCGATTGGAGAGGACGGTCAGAAACGTGGCCTCACCGTCACCACAGCCGCCACCGGAACCGGAGCCGTCATATTTACAGGCACAAACACCTACACCGGCGAAACCAAGGTGACCGGTCTTGCCACGCTGATGATGAATGGCACCCACAACACCGGCAGCTCGTATAGCGTCGCGTCCGGAGCCACCCTGACTGGGGGAGGGACTATCGGCGTCGCAGCAGGTGGAAACGTGACCATTGGAAGTGGGGGCACACTCTCCGTCGGCGATGGCACTGCGAATGCCGCAGATCTTGCCATCACCACCACGGCGGGAGGCACGCTCGTGTTCGCGGACAGCTCCAGCATCTTGAGGCTGGACCTTATCAGTGATTCCTCGTCGGGAGCCGGCAACGCCAGCGATATGTCCGGAGATGCCACCCGCGCGGATCGCCTCGTGGTTTCTGGAAATACCAATCTCAATGGTGTACACCTCATTCTCGGTTCGGCAGTGGATGCCACGACCTTCTCCGCGGGGGATCGCTGGAAGATTTTCGACTGGGTTACGGCGTTCCCGACGGGAGCATTTACCATCAATCCGGCTACAGACCTCCCCACCTTGGGTGTCGGCCTGAAGTGGGATTACAGCGACCTTTACACAGGAGGCACGATCGCGGTGACGGTGGTGCCGGAGCCTTCGCGAGCCGTGCTCTTGATGGGTGGTGTGATGGTCGGCCTGCTTCAGAGGCGCCGTCGCAGAAACTAA
- a CDS encoding MoxR family ATPase, which yields MSEDTTPDYPPAPLDEDALAADAKSAKKRPMKKANKKGGDSATESAAAEVAASGLEAVAEHVSPMPEVPVETHPAQPQHVDVRTLPQKPLEEELESFRDVFKKLKVEMQKAIVGYDDLLTETLIAIFSGGHVLLEGVPGLGKTFLVRVLSQVVGLEPGRVQCTPDLMPADILGTHIVNEDAHGRRVLHFERGPVFKNLLLVDEINRATPKTQAALLEVMQERAVTAGGERHRLPEPFFVLATQNPMEMEGTYPLPEAQLDRFMFKIKVPFPNLESLVEISRRTTGFEEPQLNTVLSGVELMRLQYLLTQIPVADPIASYASQLVLGTHPDQAGALPAVGRYVSYGASPRGLQALIRGARVWCAVRGGTAVATEDVQRVAHAALRHRVILNFEGEAQQVKVDGLVDDLLKQVGTPAAKAA from the coding sequence ATGTCCGAAGACACCACTCCCGACTATCCTCCCGCACCTCTTGATGAGGACGCACTTGCAGCGGATGCAAAGAGTGCGAAGAAGCGTCCCATGAAGAAAGCGAACAAAAAGGGCGGAGACTCGGCGACGGAGAGTGCGGCGGCGGAAGTCGCTGCATCGGGGCTTGAGGCAGTCGCGGAACATGTGTCTCCCATGCCAGAGGTGCCCGTGGAAACGCACCCGGCCCAGCCGCAGCATGTGGACGTGCGCACGCTGCCGCAAAAGCCGCTTGAGGAGGAACTGGAATCCTTCCGCGATGTCTTCAAGAAGCTGAAGGTGGAAATGCAGAAGGCCATCGTGGGCTATGATGACCTCCTCACTGAGACCCTGATTGCCATCTTCTCCGGTGGCCATGTGTTGCTGGAGGGCGTGCCCGGGCTGGGCAAGACGTTCCTGGTGCGCGTGCTTTCGCAGGTGGTGGGACTGGAACCCGGACGTGTGCAGTGCACCCCGGACCTGATGCCGGCGGACATCCTCGGCACCCACATCGTGAACGAAGATGCGCATGGCCGCCGCGTGCTGCACTTCGAGCGCGGTCCGGTGTTCAAGAATCTGCTGCTCGTGGACGAAATCAACCGCGCCACGCCGAAGACACAGGCCGCTTTGCTGGAAGTAATGCAGGAGCGCGCTGTTACGGCTGGTGGTGAGCGTCATCGTCTGCCGGAGCCCTTCTTCGTGCTGGCCACGCAGAATCCGATGGAGATGGAGGGCACCTATCCGCTGCCCGAAGCGCAGCTCGACCGTTTCATGTTCAAGATCAAGGTACCCTTCCCGAACCTGGAATCGCTCGTGGAAATTTCCCGTCGCACCACTGGGTTCGAGGAGCCGCAGCTCAACACGGTGCTGAGTGGGGTTGAACTGATGCGTCTGCAGTACCTGCTCACGCAGATTCCCGTGGCGGATCCCATCGCCTCGTATGCTTCACAGCTCGTACTCGGCACCCATCCGGATCAGGCCGGTGCGCTTCCCGCCGTGGGTCGTTATGTTTCCTACGGTGCCAGCCCACGTGGCCTGCAGGCCCTCATCCGGGGTGCCCGCGTCTGGTGCGCCGTGCGCGGTGGGACCGCCGTCGCGACGGAAGACGTCCAGCGCGTGGCTCACGCCGCTCTTCGTCACCGCGTGATCCTCAACTTCGAAGGCGAGGCCCAGCAGGTGAAGGTGGATGGATTGGTGGATGACCTCTTGAAGCAGGTGGGCACGCCGGCGGCGAAGGCGGCGTAA